The Canis lupus familiaris isolate Mischka breed German Shepherd chromosome 34, alternate assembly UU_Cfam_GSD_1.0, whole genome shotgun sequence region CGATGCTTTCCAGCATGTTTAGAAGATGATacctgtgtgtgtggctgtgtgtgtatgtataccgCAAACTAAATCTCCACTCGTCTTTAGGGCTACATGTTTGTTATATCCATCAAGTTGTGACCTTAACAGTTCTGCCTTTAGAAGTTATACTTTAAAAGGATATTCATAAAACACTGGTGTtttggcaaaaggaaaaaactgtTTTCACCAGAAGCAAGTGTCACAGCGTGGCATAGATGCTGATTAGCATAGCCTGTTGAAATGATTTATAGTGTTTACATAATGGAAAAACATATCACCCAGAGAAACATGTCCTaagcaaagggaaaggagggagaaagaatgtaAATAACCTGTTTCCTTTTGTCTTATGAAGATCTCAAATTTCCTACGGGTCAAAGAGATAGATGTCAGGGGCAGCCAGCTCTCTCTTTGCTGGCACCCTGCAGTGCCAGCCTCATCTGAAGCCAGGTGCcttattaatattataaactgagttattctttatgttttttacaGGCCAGACAAACTCTAGAATTATATTCCTGCACTTCCGAAGAGATTGATCATGAAGATATCACAAAGGATAAAACCAGCACAGTGGAGGCCTGCTTACCACTGGAATTAACCATGGTATACATGATTTTCTTCCTGGAGCATGTAATACAATTAAGCGCTATGCACCAAACCTCATCTTCTTCCAAAACTGTACATGTTTCTGGTCTCCATCATCATGAGATTTTAACAGGTCCCACTTCAGaagttagattttaaaaaatatatataaaacaaatatgtggggatccctgggtggcacagtggtttggcacctgcctttggcccagggcgcgatcctggagacccgggatcgagtcccacgtcggggtcccggtgcatggagcctgcttctccctctgcctgtctctctctctctctctctctctctctgtgactatcataaataaaaaaaaaaagaaaaaatgtcttttacaacaatgtggatgtGCTTAATACTATTAACTGTATACTTAAGAgtagttaaaatgataaattttatggtatgtgcttttttttaaccataataaaaaaaaaaagatacctttgGGAAAAGTCAGGAAAAGTGTATGTTAAGAATTGATACCgttgatgtgatttttttttttttttgtctctagaATGAGAGTTGCCTGGCTTCCAGAGAGATCTCTTTGATAACTGTAagtcagaaaattaaaagtttcagCCCATATGATGAATTCATATCATTGatgtctcattattttttcttctagaacgGGAGTTGCCTGGCCTCTGGAAAGGCCTCTTTTATGACGGTAAGACACAAAactctttctttcctcaaatgCAATGCGGGGGAAACATTTTTAGCCATCTCAAttgtttcttccctcttttgtCATATCACTTAGGTCCTGTGCCTTAGCAGCATCTATGAGGACTTGAAGATGTACCAGATGGAATTCAAGGCCATGAACGCAAAGCTTTTAATGGATCCCAAGAGGCAGATCTTTCTGGATCAAAACATGCTGACAGCTATCGATGAGCTGTTACAGGTAAGACCTTTGTACTACCAGTAAGAGCGCCTTCTTGATGCTGAGACAGGGTCCATGATGATATAAAATCACCCCTTCCTAGATTGGGAGAGGCCTGAAATCCCCTCCCTAGATCTTCTGCAGAGCCTCTTGACAATGGGCATTTGTGAGCAGGTCACGgtaagaaaagcagactcccacttGTTGATCATGTGGCACAGACCAGGCTCTCTGCAGATGTTTTCATACCTTTTCTTTTATGGTCCCACGACAACCACATGGGGTATATCCAAAGGTTAGACTTAGCCCCTTATCCCCGTGGCTTgtaagtggctgagccaggatttaaacccccATCCAAGGGATTTCACTACTTATCTTCTCACTCACTTCCAAAGGCTCCAGGATGTGCAGTGAGGGACCAGCATGCATATCTGCAAATATTGTCAGAGAAAACAAGTGGGGCTGATGCCTGGGTATGACCCATTTTGAactaaaatgtgtatgaaataaGAGTGACCTATCATATCACCTAGGACATCCACAATGTCACCCATAGACAAGAATTTGCTTTGTAATTTTCTGATGCTGTAATTTTCAGCATGTGATGCTAATACAAAACATAGAAATATCCACTTGAGAAAGGGCAGGGTACATTCTGTGGTGACCAGGGCATGGGATAAAAATTAGTGTGGTATCAGGAATCACTGTTTGAAAAAGAACGtattcccctttctttctttcaaattacCATTTGAAAGGCAACGAACTTCATGTAAATATCAAAGAATGTTCCCATCTAGagaggtttctttttgttttgttttgttttgtttttcccatctAGAGAGTTATTTCATTTTCAGGCCCAAGAGTTGGGTGATTTGAGCTTTGGAATCCATTCTACCAGGAATCAGAAAACCATGCCCAAACCATTCACCTCCTCTGGGACTTGTATTTTCCCTTGTAAAACTGGCATGATCTTACCTACCCTACCTTTCTCTTAGCCTTTTTGCAAGGAACAAGTAGAAGTATTGATCATTGTGCAAATGTAAGATCTTGCATCGTGTTATCAAATTAAAAGGTTAAAAGTGAGAGATGCATTGCCAGGTTTGTTCACCTGGCACACATGAGTGTCTGGGGCAAACAGGTCTGTTACTCAAGGAGTTCTGATCAGTAGCAATCCATCACCTCTCTGTTCTAAAAAGGACTTAGCTTCTTAGTctgacatataaaaattaattagataTTGCAGCAGATGTCATCTTAACAGAATTGTTCCTTTCTAAAATGCAACTCCCACTGATGATTTTCTAAATAGCTTTAAGGGTCTTTTCAGAGCTCACTGAAGATACATGTGCTTGGATAATGAGTATTTCTTCTCTCAGGTCCTGCCTGGCCATCTGGCTGGGAGTGGATTTGGGTCGGGTTTAGGAGATGTAATGAGGGAGTGGGTTGCAGGCTCTGAGGCATGTATTGGCTTCacccatttttacagataaatgttttaattttggaATACCATATATGTCATCCTTAATATTTATCCTCATAGGCCCTGAATTTCAACAGTGTGACTGTGCCACAGAAATCCTCCCTTGAAGAGCCggatttttataaaactaaaatcaagCTCTGCATACTTCTTCATGCTTTCAGAATTCGTGCGGTGACCATCGATAGAATGATGAGTTATCTGAATTCTTCCTAAAAAGCTGAGGTCTCTCTCGACTTTAAAGTCATTCTTATAAAAATGTGAACCAAAAGAATTTTTCATAAGATAGGGGTTAAGAACCAGGGAGGGGGTGGCTTGACCTGGTCCTACTTAAGCTAGTACGATAATTCTCATGCTTGTTTACATTAGTTGCCACTCAAATTTTGAAAGATGTGACTGTTATATCCACACGATGCCTTTGACCAAGTATATTTCACATTTACTATGGATAAGTTAAGTGTTCGTGAGCAAATTGCTAAAGAGGAAAAATGTCCTCACcgaacatgtttttattttccctttaatagAAGAGCAAGACTTTATAAGCTATTTCTGTACCAAACTGTTTGTAGAAACAAACACTcaagcataatttatttaaaaatacttatttatataattttgtgttCATGAAAGCATgtgaattaatttatatttatttatgttatatttattaaagtatttattatcaAGTGGATTTGGGATATCttatgttctaaaaataaaatgattgagtAGAATAAGTCTCATACTTTTTTCTAATGTAGTTGAAATACATTGTGGGAAAACTGAAAACTCCAATGTGAACAAATTTCCCGGGGAAAGGATGCCCCAATATTCTTACCCACGTCCTATTTCCTCTAATCTCTTATTTTGAAAGGAGACTCGTCAGACTAGATATGCTTTAATACTAAGGCCATCGAGTGAGTTATGGTTTTTGAGAGGATGTTTTGTTCAACATCTGCATCCCAGagtaaaatacctaaaaatgttttCCCCCATTAACCACAGCTCCGTAACATACTGTGCATTAgacaaatacataataatatcCTCCGACTGGGGAAAACATCATTAAAAGGCCTTCTAgttaaattattctaatttttgtgACCCTTTGGGCCCTCAGGGGAAGCTGTTTCCAAATTACAATGAGAAAAACTctccatttgttttaaattatacagAACTTCTGTCTGAACCACATGGATAATTGCCTCTCTTTGACTTAAGAGATGTGCTTTTAATGACCCAATATTAAAttccatctttttaattctctaaaccacgtgaattttaaaagattcaccTGGCAGTTTACCATGTAATTTTAGTGCTCTGATAATCATATTCCTCCATCTGAAAAGGCCATAAGAGAGGAACTACTTAGGATGTCCTGCCCCCTTCCTCATGttacccctccccaccacagccTGGCTGGAATCCCTAGGGTGTATGGCCACTCCAGGTCCCCTCATCTGTGTGAGCGACGGATTCCTTTGTTCAGATTCTCACCACTTGATACCCAGCTCGATAGAAATCATCAGAAACTAGATCCCAATACATGTCCCCTTTTCCTTGAGCGATTCCTCCACAAACTTGAATGACCTGCAAGTGATCCACAAACAGGAGTTTCTCGCCATTGAGTGTTGGGTTTGGCCTTTCAGcagctttgggttttgttttttttttttaagattttttttttttattcatgagacacacagagagagaggaagagacataggcagagggagaagcaggctcctcgcagggagcccaatgtgggactcaatcccacattgggctccctgcgagggatcctgggatcctgggatcacgccctaagccaaaggcagacgctcaactgctgagccacccaggcatccccttgaaccacccaggcatcccagcagctTTGATTATGAGAAAGCTCAATGGCTTGATGGGGCTGGGGCCATAGAGTTGCTGCCCCCCTTCACTTGGTATGATGACTCGTGTGTTGTCTGGCCAGTTGTCTGTGCCAGAAACAAGGAGAGACAAGCAGATCATCTATGGACAGGGTTTGTAGACAGGAACACAGATGTTACTTTGGTTCTAGAAATTACCATGACCTATGCTTCAAAAACATGACTGGCCCAAGAAACCTCTTCATAACTAATTCCATTATTACAtgggtggtttttcttttttcttttgatcctgGGCCTACAATTTACAAGTTTTATAACATGACCAAGTTGTTTTAACCTCTCCTCTTCTAACTCTTCTAATAAGTGATGCTTCTAATAAGACGATGCTTGAACCTACCTCAAAGGATCAGAGTGAGGCTTTAATGCAACAGCTTGTGCAGATAATACGTACAGCATAAATGTGAACAGTATCGGAAAATTATTATTAGTCTTTGGGCTTGGTGACTGAGCCAAATTGGTTAAACCCTCCTTTGCTACtactttcttatctgtgaaaatCAGAAAACTGTAGCCCCTATCTCAGTGCtattgtgaggattcaatgacaCAGTACAGGGCTGGCATCTAATCAATGCTCAACGTCaagttttttaaagtgttaagaTTGTTTAAAGATCTCAACGATGCCCTGGCCCTGCACAGCCCTCAGCACGTCACAGGTCTGCACCAGGCATCTGGTGCAAGCGCCTGCCTTCATGAACGAAGGATGGGGAGCAAAGTAACTTAATAAGACCGAGGTCCTCCCCTACTAAAAGTATTCCCCAGTCTTAGCCTGTTAGAGATTCATTTGATTAAcaaatcatgtttttatttttatttttttaaagatttatttatttattcatgagagatagagagagaagcagaaacataggcagagggagaagcaggctccccaaagggagtctGATGCCTGCAGGACTcatccaggatcccagaatcatgccctgagccaaaggcagacgctcaaccgctgagccactcaggtgttcctgattaacaaatcatttttaaaaggaaataagcagTGAAAGTGTTTCTCTCACCTGAGAATGACTGAATCagaaaattaacatgaaaataaacagCTGACAGCTGCCCCATCAAGGACCCAGAGCTTTAGGAAAAGCAAACAGTTCTGGGGAGCGGTCTGGCCAGACATCCACAGGTAGGAATTGGTCAACTCAACAGATGCAAAAGTCCCTCAGACATCCTAATGAGGATAGGAAACAtgggaacagaaagagaagaaaaactagcTTTGTCTGGGGCCAGCATCAACAGAGACTGGTGAGTCCCCTTGGCTGCATCACCCCCAACCATTCAGGTGCTATCCTTGTTTCAAGACTAAACACCTGGTTCTAGCTAGCATGATCTGGCTTCCTAGGTTAAGGCAAAGTGCCTTACAATACTGCcacagactgaatgtttgtgccccctTAAAACTCCTATATTGAAGCCCTGATCCCCAAAGCAATGATACTTAGAGGTGAGGCATTAGGAGGTGAGTTAGGTCATAAGCATGTTGCCCTGATGATAGAATTAATGCTCTTGTAAGAAGAGATTGGGAGAAAACCCCAACCCCTTGGGGCGGACACAGGGACAGGTAGCTGACTACAAACCAGGATgagagccctcaccagacaccaaatctgctggcaccctgacctcAGAATTCCCAGCCTCCGGGACcctgataaatgaatgaatgtttgtttaagccacctagtctgtagtattttgttgtaACAGTCTGAGCTGATGGAGAAATctattttaagtaagaaaaaaccAAGCCAGTTTTCAAAAATTGAATTGTATCAATTTTTTGGTTGAAATGTATTTGGTGAGAACAGGTCAAAAACAGTTGTACTTATGTATCTTTgattatgatattaaaaatataaatgtgaagggcacctggctggctcagtcgggagagcatgtgactcttgatctcaggatggtgagttcaagccccacactgggcacagagcttacttaaaaaaaaaaaaaaagaaatgaaggggcacctgggtggcttagtcgattgTCTGACtattgattctggctcaggtcgtgatctcagggtcatgagatagaaccTCACATCGGGTTCTGTGCTCCatacagagtctgcttaggattctctctctcccaccctcctcttgttctctctaaaaaaataaaatcttttaaagctGTGGATGTGATTTTATGACATCAACTTAACATCAGAGACAGTATATTCATGTGACCTTTTTTAGAAGGAGTATTAACTAATGCTTATAGGTGCTAACTAAATGCTTGTCATGTTCCTAAGTGTTTACCACAAAGGCAGAAAATCCTCCCAATAATTCTATGGGGAGAAACTATCACCTTCCCCTTTTGATAGATAAGGAAACTCAGGTAAGAAGCCATGTAAGCTAGCATGACAAGTAAGTGACGCACCATGATTTGACCCCTGGCCACCTGTTCCAGCCTATGAAGCCACTCCAGGCTTTCACTTCTGGTAATAAGGGCCTAAGTCAAAGGACATTTCCATCACGACCATATAAACATCATCATGGTTATTTATACATCTCTTCCCCTCAAGACACCATGAAAACCTCAAGTACAGGAAATGCCATGTTACTCATGTCTATGTGTTCTCAGGCCCTGGCACTTAAATGTGGTGGAAAGTGAGAGATGGCAAATCTTGATGGGCTCTCATatgtctctcatttctttttctaatctaggaataaagaagaaagttttagtcttcaaaaatcaaagtattcgggcagcccaggtagctcggcggtttagcactgccttcggcccagggcctgatcctggagaccagggattgagtcccatgtcgggctccctgcatggagcctgtttctccctctgcctgtgtctctgcctctctctctctctctctctgtctctctctcatgaataaataataaataaaatcttaaaaaaaaatcaaagtattccccattaccaaaaaaaaaaaaaaaaaaaacgcttaaACTTATAAAGAATGCACATGCATGCTTGattcaaaacaattttatattcttatactgggggaaaaaatccaaaattcatAAGCATGTTGATTTACGTAATCCACATACCTAAAGTTTGGCATCATCACACTGGTGAACAAAGAGTGGTCCACTTCCCCTTGCACACGTCTTACACACAAACCCCTCATTGGTAGTTTCAAGAGGACCAGGCAATCATCTCATTGGCTGGTTCCCAAACTGGCCCTGACAGGAATGGTTCGCAGATCCAGCCAAGCTCCTTGACACCGCCCCCTCCTCATAGCCCTCAGTAACCCCCCACAAGAGAAGCTTCACTCCTGAACACTTTACCCATGCAGGTTACAGATAACATTTCACAAATGGCTTTTACAGctaaggagaaattaaaaactcaCTTAACTATCCAAGTCCCTCCTGCAGTTAAGTTTTTATAAGTAACAAAACCATCTCTTAGACTTCCCAACTTGCTTGAAGATAAAACACTACTGTAAATGCACAGAGCATACCCTCTTCTAAAAATGAAACTCAGGGCAccttgggggctcagtggttgagcatctgcctttggctcaggtcctgatcccagggtcctggaatcgagtcccacatcaggcttcccacaggaaacctgcttctccctctgcctatgtctctgcctctctctgtgtgtctctcatgaataaataaaatctttttaaaaataaaataaaaaataaaaatgaaactcaagCCAGAGGTTACAGCCAACAGCAAGAATGGACTTCCAGAGAATAAAGATGGCTGACTAACTTCAGGATGTCTTGTCTAACCAGGAATCTACATTGTGACTGGAACAGACTGGATCTAAACCCACTGGGGGGCTTCAGGGCAGAGCTGGAGGTCCCcataatgaagcagaaaaaacCTCAGAACTCTGAGCTCAGAATTCAACCCCAGGACCTCAGTTCAAGAGCCGTTATCAAAAGTATTCAAACCACAGGATGTGGGCAGGAAAAGACACAATCTCAGCAGTTACCCAGTTGGGATCACACCCTTCGGCAAGCAGCATACTGCTTTGCCCCATGAACTTCCAGCAGTGAGCAATGGGGCTGGGCCTACAGCTGAAAACCACCACCCTCATGAGAACCCCTTTAAAAATCAGCAACTACAATGGCCTCTTCAGAAAATGGgaatgggatgcctgagtggctcagtggttgagcatctgcctttgcctcaggtcgtgatcacaaggtcgtgggattgagtcctgcatcaggccccccatggaggacctgcttctccctctgcctctctctgtgtcgaaaggaaggaaggaaggaaagaaaagaaagggaagaaataaagagaaaagaaagaaaatgggaatgaaaatGTGCTTCCACATGACAAAGAAGGGGAGGAAAATTTTTCCCTAAAGCAAttcaataaaattacaaaatgagTCCCCGACACACAGAAAAATCCCATTAGgagatgcccaggtgaggacctaCTATGAATCCACctggttttaaataaaaacacacctTCCAATAAGAAGGCGGAAGGGGTATAGTCACATATGCCATCATTCCTGGAGTGAGGACAGTTAAGGGGACGTGCAGGTTCGTCTGAGTCTCTGCAAACTCCTGGGTGAACCAGCTCCCCCTGCTTTATACTGCCCCAGTCCAAGAACTGGAGAACTGGCTACAAAACCAACTAATGCCCAAACAGCCAAGACAACAGCGATTAAGAAATATGatgctttcaaaaataatttgtaagtaaataataatacaaagcaGACACATTAGTACTATACAAATGCAGATTTATTTTGCTTCCCTTCATCTATAGTATGAAAAAGGTTGAAAATGTTAGGAAACCAGCTTACATCCAAAGCACCTCTGAGATCATGCTTTTCTTCAGAAAAcaacttataaaaaataataaacatttaaaaattcaagtcctttaataaagtattttacatTCCTGAATGTTAAAACCCCTTGTGTTTCCTAAAATatagtacaattaaaaaaaaacaaactcataaagTGACACTGATTTGAATTCCACAGGATCCCtgacaattaaaaataagttcttcCTTATAAAGTAAATTTGTTCTTCACAGGCAAAACAATAGTTAAAGTGTACTTCTTTGATTAATTCATTGAGATTTATCTTATTCTCCAGCTAATTATTACAGAAGACTAATGGTAATTTATAGTTTCTTCGAATAAGTTAACAAAACATATCCAAAATGTTAATCACCACACACATGATTCTGGGAGAGCGACAATATCtatacataccaaaaaaaaaattttttttcaccaatTAACAAGAGCCAATGTGGCTCATTATTCCCTGGGGCAGGTCTTCTTCAAGAAGACAAGACAATCTTCCCTTGGTCCTGCTATGGCTATTTCTGAGTGGCATTCTTTTCCCCCCAGAAAGTAAATGATCCCAGGGTGAAAGTCAAGAAATGTAGTGCTTGCCTTTGTGATTTTGGAAGGTTGATGAAATCTGCAAGGACTCCCCAACCATCCATCCGGTTGAACTTCGCCATGTGAGATAAGATCGCTTCTGAGTGTGCACCCCAACATGTGATAGGGACAGGATTACATTCCTTTCTCATCACTCTAGGACCAGGTAACATGACTGGTTCTCCAGT contains the following coding sequences:
- the IL12A gene encoding interleukin-12 subunit alpha precursor; translated protein: MCPPRGLLLVTILVLLSHLDHLTWARSLPTASPSPGIFQCLNHSQNLLRAVSNTLQKARQTLELYSCTSEEIDHEDITKDKTSTVEACLPLELTMNESCLASREISLITNGSCLASGKASFMTVLCLSSIYEDLKMYQMEFKAMNAKLLMDPKRQIFLDQNMLTAIDELLQALNFNSVTVPQKSSLEEPDFYKTKIKLCILLHAFRIRAVTIDRMMSYLNSS